A single region of the Leisingera thetidis genome encodes:
- a CDS encoding succinate dehydrogenase assembly factor 2, translating into MTQPESREARLKRLQMRSMRRGIKEMDILLSAYAAANLAGMDAAQLDLYDALLHENDQDLYQWVTGQAEPQQRFRALVGDIAQTYQK; encoded by the coding sequence ATGACGCAGCCGGAAAGCCGCGAGGCCCGGCTGAAACGGCTGCAGATGCGGTCAATGCGCCGCGGCATCAAGGAGATGGACATTCTGTTGTCCGCCTATGCCGCGGCCAACCTGGCCGGGATGGATGCGGCGCAGCTCGATCTTTATGACGCGCTGCTGCACGAGAATGATCAGGACCTGTATCAGTGGGTCACCGGCCAGGCGGAGCCGCAGCAGCGGTTCCGCGCGCTGGTGGGTGACATCGCGCAAACCTATCAAAAATAA
- a CDS encoding MarR family winged helix-turn-helix transcriptional regulator, with protein sequence MSMELPIGQVDRKGFMTGYLEALALVERLHRLLLDVIKDEFERVGVLEINAVQALLLFNIGDNEVTAGELKTRGYYQGSNVSYNLKKLVEMGYMHHQRCEIDRRSVRVRLTQRGREIRDIVSGLFARHAEGLEGKDVISSQGIEDITASLKRVERYWSDQIRYIY encoded by the coding sequence ATGAGTATGGAATTGCCAATCGGCCAGGTGGACCGCAAGGGGTTCATGACTGGCTATCTGGAGGCGCTGGCCCTTGTCGAGCGTCTCCACCGTCTGCTGCTGGACGTCATCAAGGACGAGTTCGAACGCGTCGGGGTGCTGGAGATCAATGCGGTCCAGGCGCTGTTGCTGTTCAATATCGGTGACAATGAGGTGACCGCCGGGGAACTGAAGACCCGCGGCTACTATCAGGGCAGCAATGTCAGCTACAATCTGAAGAAGCTGGTCGAAATGGGCTATATGCACCACCAGCGCTGCGAGATCGACCGCCGCTCGGTGCGGGTCCGGCTGACCCAGCGGGGCCGCGAAATCCGCGACATCGTCTCGGGGCTGTTTGCCCGCCATGCCGAAGGGCTGGAGGGAAAAGACGTGATTTCCTCGCAGGGGATCGAGGATATTACCGCCTCGCTCAAGCGGGTGGAGCGTTATTGGTCGGATCAGATTCGTTATATTTACTGA
- a CDS encoding pyridoxal phosphate-dependent aminotransferase, with protein MSFLSETLSRVKPSPTIAMTAKAAELKAAGRNVIGLSAGEPDFDTPQNIKDAAVAAIAAGKTKYTAPDGIPELKQAVCAKMKRDHGLDYTPAQVSVGTGGKQTLYNALMATLNPGDEVVIPAPYWVSYPDMVLLAGGTPVITETSLETNFKLTADQLEAAITPNTKWFIFNSPSNPTGAGYSRDELKALTDVLLRHPHVWVMTDDMYEHLAYDGFEFCTPAQVEPQLYERTLTCNGVSKAYAMTGWRIGYAAGPEKLIAAMRKVQSQSTSNPCSVSQWAAVEALNGTQEFLAPNNEIFVRRRDLVVRMLNQIDGISCPVPEGAFYVYPSIAGLIGRTTPAGKLIETDEDFATALLEEADVAVVFGAAFGLSPNFRVSYATSDAALEEACSRIQSFCASLA; from the coding sequence ATGTCTTTCCTGTCCGAGACCTTATCTCGCGTCAAACCGTCGCCAACCATCGCAATGACCGCAAAAGCCGCCGAGCTTAAGGCCGCAGGACGCAACGTCATCGGCCTTAGCGCCGGCGAGCCGGACTTCGACACGCCGCAGAACATCAAGGACGCCGCCGTTGCCGCCATCGCCGCGGGCAAGACCAAATACACCGCCCCCGACGGCATCCCGGAGCTGAAACAGGCGGTCTGCGCCAAGATGAAGCGCGACCACGGGCTGGATTACACCCCGGCGCAGGTCTCGGTCGGAACGGGGGGCAAGCAGACGCTCTACAATGCGCTGATGGCGACGCTGAACCCCGGCGACGAGGTGGTGATCCCCGCCCCCTACTGGGTCAGCTACCCGGACATGGTGCTGCTGGCGGGCGGCACGCCGGTGATCACTGAGACCTCGCTTGAGACCAATTTCAAGCTGACCGCCGATCAGCTGGAGGCCGCGATCACCCCGAACACCAAATGGTTCATCTTCAACTCGCCCTCCAACCCCACCGGCGCCGGCTACAGCCGGGACGAGCTGAAGGCGCTGACCGACGTGCTGCTGCGCCATCCGCACGTCTGGGTGATGACCGACGACATGTACGAACACCTGGCCTATGACGGCTTCGAATTCTGCACGCCCGCGCAGGTGGAGCCGCAGCTGTACGAGCGCACCCTCACCTGCAACGGCGTCTCCAAGGCCTATGCGATGACCGGCTGGCGCATCGGCTATGCCGCAGGCCCGGAGAAACTGATCGCCGCCATGCGCAAGGTGCAGTCGCAGTCGACCTCCAACCCCTGTTCGGTCAGCCAATGGGCCGCGGTGGAGGCGCTGAACGGCACCCAGGAGTTCCTCGCGCCCAACAACGAAATCTTCGTGCGCCGCCGCGACCTGGTGGTCCGCATGCTGAACCAGATCGACGGCATCTCCTGCCCGGTCCCCGAAGGCGCCTTCTACGTCTACCCCTCGATCGCCGGTCTGATCGGCAGGACCACCCCGGCGGGCAAGCTGATCGAAACGGATGAGGATTTCGCCACCGCGCTGCTGGAAGAGGCCGATGTCGCCGTGGTCTTCGGCGCCGCTTTCGGCCTGTCGCCCAACTTCCGGGTGAGCTACGCTACTTCGGATGCTGCACTGGAAGAGGCCTGCAGCCGCATCCAGTCCTTCTGCGCGTCGCTGGCCTGA
- a CDS encoding helix-turn-helix domain-containing protein gives MTEQNTDWYGPDAATFGDRVAAAREAAAMNQAQLSRRLGIKKATLTAWEQDLSEPRANKLTMLAGVLNVSMSWLLTGEGEGMSAPAETEVDLGDFAGVLKELRELRTEMRSNADRAARLEKKLRSLLQAAEKAEAVTA, from the coding sequence ATGACTGAGCAGAACACAGACTGGTATGGCCCGGATGCAGCAACTTTCGGCGACCGTGTGGCCGCCGCGCGGGAAGCGGCCGCCATGAACCAGGCGCAGCTGTCGCGCCGCCTCGGGATCAAGAAAGCCACGCTGACGGCCTGGGAACAGGACCTGTCCGAGCCGCGCGCCAACAAGCTGACCATGCTGGCGGGCGTTCTGAACGTGTCGATGTCCTGGCTGCTGACCGGCGAAGGCGAAGGCATGTCCGCCCCGGCCGAGACCGAGGTGGATCTGGGCGATTTCGCCGGTGTCCTGAAGGAACTGCGCGAACTGCGCACCGAGATGCGCAGCAACGCCGACCGCGCGGCGCGGCTGGAGAAGAAACTGCGCAGCCTGCTGCAGGCCGCGGAAAAGGCCGAAGCGGTCACGGCATGA
- a CDS encoding VOC family protein, translated as MPLTYLHTMVRVKDLEKSMAFYELLGLRETRRWDNEQGRFTLVFMAPPGQQETPLELTYNWDGDDALPDDSRHFGHLAYGVDDIYAACRHLMDNGVTINRPPRDGHMAFVRSPDNVSIELLQNGEALAPAEPWASMENTGHW; from the coding sequence ATGCCGCTTACCTATCTGCACACCATGGTCCGGGTGAAAGACCTGGAAAAATCGATGGCCTTCTACGAACTCCTCGGCCTCCGGGAAACCCGCCGCTGGGACAATGAGCAGGGCCGCTTCACCCTGGTTTTCATGGCGCCCCCGGGGCAGCAGGAGACCCCGCTGGAACTGACATACAATTGGGACGGCGACGACGCGCTGCCCGATGACAGCCGCCATTTCGGCCATCTCGCCTATGGGGTGGACGACATCTATGCCGCCTGCCGGCATCTGATGGACAATGGCGTCACCATCAACCGGCCGCCGCGCGACGGGCATATGGCCTTTGTGCGCTCGCCCGACAACGTCTCGATCGAACTGCTGCAGAACGGCGAGGCGCTGGCCCCCGCCGAACCCTGGGCCAGCATGGAGAACACCGGCCACTGGTGA